The Desulfitobacterium chlororespirans DSM 11544 genome contains a region encoding:
- a CDS encoding DMT family transporter — MSDRNQGYLLIILSAVFYSTLGILGKFIYNTGIEMSLVIVLRLFATVILLGLFLLITRKEPLLTFSRAVLFQGIFFVATAITFFLAVKYLSAGLATVILFTHPALVAVLAVIFYHEKIGAAQIAGLILALLGLFFISGLCIESSTALSPLGLILSVLSAVVYGIYALLGQRVVKTDGIWTITFTISLMGLVISALIFPYNLSALLSITPYQLFLGFAMAFLGTILPVVLFLKGVQKIGSLVGTLISIIEIPFALILAYLLLGEVLTSMQVVGTLLILIATTMAVTIKHQKENDGRN; from the coding sequence TTGTCCGATCGCAACCAAGGGTATCTTCTCATTATTTTATCGGCTGTTTTTTATTCCACCCTGGGTATCCTGGGAAAGTTCATTTATAATACCGGCATAGAGATGAGTTTGGTCATAGTGCTTCGGCTCTTTGCCACTGTCATTTTGTTGGGGCTTTTTCTTTTAATCACCCGCAAAGAGCCTTTACTGACGTTTTCCCGGGCGGTACTTTTTCAGGGAATCTTTTTTGTGGCTACCGCCATCACATTTTTTCTGGCGGTTAAATACCTATCGGCTGGTCTGGCAACTGTTATTCTGTTCACGCACCCGGCACTGGTAGCTGTCCTGGCCGTTATCTTTTATCACGAAAAGATCGGTGCCGCACAGATCGCTGGGCTGATTCTGGCACTGCTTGGTCTATTTTTTATTTCCGGGCTGTGTATTGAAAGCAGCACGGCTTTATCTCCTCTGGGACTTATTCTGTCGGTTTTGTCAGCTGTTGTCTACGGAATTTATGCTCTATTGGGGCAGAGAGTAGTAAAAACAGATGGGATTTGGACCATTACCTTCACGATTTCCTTAATGGGTCTGGTGATTTCGGCCCTTATTTTTCCGTATAATCTTTCTGCCTTGCTTTCCATCACACCGTATCAGTTATTCTTAGGCTTCGCCATGGCCTTCCTGGGTACAATCCTGCCAGTGGTTCTCTTTCTAAAGGGAGTGCAGAAAATCGGTTCATTGGTTGGTACCCTGATCAGCATAATCGAAATTCCTTTCGCATTGATTTTGGCCTATCTGCTGCTGGGTGAAGTTCTGACCTCAATGCAAGTAGTAGGAACCCTTCTGATTCTCATTGCCACCACTATGGCCGTCACCATCAAACACCAGAAGGAAAACGATGGACGAAACTAA
- a CDS encoding sigma 54-interacting transcriptional regulator, protein MDINVELPVEALPLKLGLNEDAQVDFSIWGKVKAAKLRYLEQNEDPRKSPYVPIEVAESWIRSKNYGVDPYKPAQAHQLSSKEKKVLAERKEMLIQTAVPLMKKYLSLLSASGYTMLLTDERGVILFIEGDKEKVPEEEFGTIVSENVTGTNAHTLCAILRKPVQFIGPYNYCIHLDENIVSSTPIFDQYGDLIGTLTIYQLFAEKDIYNMQAHSLGWITSMAFAIENQLKLKQANEELSLSNGTLEATLAVVEGGLITLDKRGMTAHISDESCRILSITQEEALGEHFTKYLQNDKITGILKDGKAVSNHEIIIDNGEAEKQYVMSIYPIVPQDTCNVNDKLNGIVIHLSRIENLKKLVNDWRGASATYSFEDIQGKDPLFLKTVGIARQYSKLYANVLIHGESGTGKELFAQAIHNASCPEGPFISINCSAMPRNLIESELFGYEGGAFTGAERKGRPGLIELANGGTLFLDEIGDMPLEIQPVLLRVLEEKKVMRVGGKKYIPVSFRVISASNKNLNIMVQEKTFREDLYYRLAVFKLQIPPLRKRPDDIIGLAQFFIKGTSQKVGRKMPVLSKAAQKKIQEYAWPGNVRQLENSMVYAVSLTQSNVIEVDDLPDDITNPITPENSRLFCSVMSLREMEITAIKNALEQTNQNIANAANILGLGKSTLYKKLKEYHLEY, encoded by the coding sequence GTGGACATCAATGTAGAACTTCCCGTCGAAGCCCTGCCTTTAAAGCTTGGATTAAACGAAGATGCCCAGGTGGACTTTAGTATCTGGGGAAAGGTTAAAGCGGCTAAACTAAGATATTTAGAGCAAAACGAAGATCCTAGAAAATCACCTTACGTCCCTATTGAAGTCGCTGAATCTTGGATACGATCGAAAAACTATGGTGTGGACCCTTATAAGCCAGCTCAGGCCCATCAATTGTCATCGAAAGAAAAGAAAGTTTTGGCGGAGAGAAAAGAGATGTTGATCCAAACGGCAGTTCCTTTAATGAAGAAATACTTAAGCCTGTTATCTGCTTCGGGCTATACCATGCTGTTGACCGATGAACGCGGAGTCATTCTGTTCATTGAAGGAGATAAGGAAAAGGTTCCTGAAGAGGAGTTTGGAACTATCGTTAGTGAAAATGTAACAGGAACCAACGCCCATACCTTATGTGCTATCCTCCGCAAGCCCGTCCAATTCATTGGTCCTTACAATTATTGCATTCATTTAGATGAGAATATCGTATCATCGACACCGATTTTTGATCAATATGGTGATCTGATTGGAACGCTTACCATATATCAGTTGTTTGCTGAGAAAGATATCTATAATATGCAAGCTCATTCTCTGGGCTGGATCACATCTATGGCCTTTGCTATTGAAAACCAGCTTAAGTTAAAGCAGGCTAATGAAGAGTTAAGTTTGAGCAATGGCACCTTAGAGGCGACTCTAGCCGTCGTTGAAGGGGGATTAATCACCCTGGATAAGCGCGGAATGACTGCGCATATCAGTGATGAGAGCTGCAGGATACTTAGTATTACCCAGGAAGAGGCTTTAGGGGAACACTTCACAAAGTATCTGCAAAACGATAAAATTACGGGAATACTTAAAGACGGTAAAGCTGTCAGCAATCATGAAATTATCATAGATAATGGAGAAGCGGAAAAGCAATATGTGATGTCTATTTACCCTATTGTTCCTCAAGACACATGCAATGTTAATGATAAGCTGAATGGTATTGTCATTCATCTCTCCAGGATCGAAAATCTTAAGAAACTCGTCAACGATTGGCGCGGAGCCAGTGCAACATATTCTTTTGAGGATATCCAGGGAAAGGATCCGCTGTTCCTGAAAACTGTAGGAATTGCCAGGCAGTATTCGAAGCTTTACGCCAATGTCCTGATTCATGGAGAAAGCGGGACAGGAAAAGAGTTATTTGCTCAGGCGATTCATAATGCCTCATGCCCCGAAGGTCCTTTTATTTCAATTAACTGTTCCGCTATGCCGCGAAACCTCATTGAAAGCGAACTATTCGGTTATGAGGGCGGGGCTTTTACCGGTGCGGAACGAAAAGGCCGTCCCGGTCTGATTGAACTGGCTAATGGAGGCACCCTCTTTTTAGATGAAATCGGAGATATGCCCTTGGAGATTCAGCCTGTCTTGCTGCGGGTTCTGGAAGAGAAGAAAGTGATGAGGGTGGGAGGTAAAAAATATATACCAGTTAGCTTCCGGGTTATTTCCGCCAGTAATAAAAATCTGAATATCATGGTTCAGGAAAAAACATTCAGAGAGGATCTGTATTACCGCCTGGCAGTATTTAAACTACAGATTCCTCCCTTAAGAAAGCGCCCGGATGACATTATTGGCCTTGCTCAGTTTTTCATAAAGGGCACAAGTCAAAAAGTCGGGCGAAAAATGCCGGTGCTGAGCAAAGCAGCTCAAAAAAAAATTCAAGAATATGCCTGGCCGGGAAATGTGCGGCAACTGGAAAATTCTATGGTATATGCAGTGAGCTTAACCCAGAGTAATGTTATCGAGGTCGATGACTTGCCAGACGATATTACGAACCCCATAACCCCAGAGAATTCAAGGCTGTTCTGTTCAGTTATGTCTTTAAGGGAAATGGAAATCACGGCCATCAAAAATGCCCTGGAACAAACCAATCAGAATATCGCCAATGCGGCAAATATTCTGGGACTGGGTAAGTCAACGCTTTATAAGAAGCTTAAGGAATATCATTTAGAGTATTAG
- a CDS encoding CynX/NimT family MFS transporter, giving the protein MKKNPWVVAMFVILTGVVFSMGQFKVPPTMTIIMEDMGVGLTMGGLLMSVVAITAIVCALFGGILTVKFRPKKLGMFALGCTFLGNLMGFFAKGIECLLVGRLLEGVGFGLITVLAPTIIAEWFPGEKRGRPMALWTMWAPCGILIIFNVSNIIMEHFTWRGVWGFTAILFAVMLVLFKIFVDDPEDAGIGKASVSLDKEWQAISLEIKSPEIWMLTLVFTIFGLGCAAYSTFAPTFCVEHLGMELAVVNAKTSLMTFGMVTGVFFMTAILSSVRNLNRLLIIVTVITGIFFSLSFCLNAEWQVIPFVLVNGIVLQMIPPVVFAVAPDAARSPQTLGVALGIATAGDHLGAFVGTVVLGAIVERYGGNWLAAVPAMILFALIGIIGAVSFWYLMKRRRKNIRTTAAFAQLFVH; this is encoded by the coding sequence ATGAAGAAGAATCCATGGGTGGTTGCAATGTTTGTGATCCTGACCGGAGTCGTTTTTTCCATGGGTCAATTTAAAGTTCCTCCGACCATGACTATCATTATGGAGGATATGGGAGTGGGTTTGACCATGGGTGGGCTCCTAATGTCTGTGGTGGCTATTACGGCCATAGTATGTGCATTATTTGGCGGAATCCTGACGGTTAAGTTCCGCCCCAAAAAGCTGGGAATGTTTGCTCTGGGCTGTACATTCCTTGGCAACCTGATGGGCTTTTTTGCCAAGGGGATTGAATGCCTGCTTGTGGGCCGCCTTTTGGAAGGAGTGGGATTCGGCTTGATTACAGTATTAGCGCCTACGATTATTGCCGAATGGTTTCCTGGTGAAAAGAGAGGGCGGCCCATGGCTTTATGGACCATGTGGGCGCCTTGCGGCATATTGATTATTTTTAACGTGTCTAATATCATTATGGAGCATTTTACTTGGCGGGGTGTCTGGGGTTTCACGGCAATTCTCTTTGCGGTGATGCTGGTATTGTTTAAGATTTTTGTGGATGACCCCGAGGATGCCGGGATTGGGAAGGCATCAGTCAGTTTGGACAAAGAATGGCAGGCTATTTCCCTGGAGATCAAGTCCCCGGAGATCTGGATGCTTACGCTTGTTTTTACTATATTCGGACTGGGTTGTGCAGCCTATTCCACCTTTGCCCCCACCTTTTGCGTAGAGCATCTGGGCATGGAGCTGGCGGTTGTCAATGCGAAAACCAGCCTCATGACCTTTGGAATGGTGACCGGAGTTTTTTTTATGACGGCCATATTATCCTCTGTTAGGAATCTCAACCGTCTGCTGATCATTGTCACAGTTATTACCGGTATTTTTTTCTCCCTGTCTTTTTGCCTGAATGCCGAATGGCAGGTTATACCTTTTGTTTTAGTCAATGGCATTGTTTTGCAAATGATTCCACCGGTGGTTTTTGCCGTTGCTCCTGACGCAGCACGCAGTCCCCAAACTTTGGGAGTTGCTCTGGGAATAGCCACGGCAGGGGATCATTTAGGGGCTTTCGTCGGTACGGTGGTTTTAGGTGCTATTGTAGAAAGGTATGGCGGCAATTGGCTGGCAGCCGTTCCCGCCATGATACTTTTTGCCTTGATAGGGATCATTGGAGCAGTAAGTTTTTGGTATCTGATGAAAAGGCGCCGGAAAAATATCCGGACCACTGCCGCTTTTGCTCAGCTATTTGTCCACTGA
- a CDS encoding CynX/NimT family MFS transporter: MSRTKAWFMAIITILTTVIFAAGLFKVAGTMMFIVGDLGISMTAAGMLMSANGIAATIISIPGSGIMQKIGPRRVILIALGVIFAGNVAGALTANYGMLLATRFIEGVGFGLMGMAAPPIISALFPPEKRGLPMGIWTLWVSFGSMFILNVSNYITPNYGWRGNWWLVAVLAAVFFVIFALTVRLPEGDKATEQAALEDIAKPKESLSKVLMTPGPWCLAIGFFAFSIANGAYAAFYPVYLQDSLGMDPAAANSVSSIANITMIIGGILTGFVLTRIPNKKHSALYLGVWIIFTLVSVVQFNMPAVGMVIPFMMIYGIICQSIPPILLNLAPEAAATPAMLPIAMGVIMFGQSLGGILTNIICGRFVDIFGSWGALAIPIGICCAIATIAAGLMIPIMKKKYDTAPSDLRKNVVTIEK, from the coding sequence ATGTCTAGAACAAAGGCTTGGTTTATGGCTATCATTACGATTCTAACTACAGTTATTTTTGCTGCGGGTCTATTCAAAGTCGCGGGGACCATGATGTTTATAGTAGGGGATTTAGGCATTAGTATGACCGCTGCAGGTATGCTTATGTCTGCCAACGGAATTGCAGCAACGATCATTTCCATCCCCGGCAGCGGGATCATGCAGAAGATCGGTCCCCGGCGAGTGATTCTCATAGCTTTGGGGGTTATTTTTGCCGGTAATGTGGCCGGTGCTTTAACTGCCAACTATGGCATGCTTTTAGCTACCCGCTTCATAGAAGGGGTTGGTTTTGGTCTGATGGGTATGGCAGCCCCTCCGATTATCAGCGCCTTGTTCCCTCCGGAGAAGCGTGGATTACCTATGGGAATATGGACCCTCTGGGTCTCTTTCGGATCCATGTTCATTCTCAATGTTTCCAACTATATAACGCCAAACTATGGATGGAGAGGAAACTGGTGGCTGGTTGCGGTTTTGGCTGCGGTCTTCTTTGTTATCTTTGCTTTGACGGTTAGGTTGCCTGAAGGGGATAAAGCTACCGAGCAAGCGGCTTTGGAAGACATAGCTAAACCCAAAGAATCTTTGAGCAAGGTTCTCATGACGCCTGGCCCCTGGTGCCTTGCTATCGGGTTCTTTGCCTTTTCTATCGCCAACGGCGCTTACGCTGCTTTCTATCCTGTGTATCTCCAAGATAGTTTGGGGATGGATCCTGCTGCTGCTAATAGTGTGAGCAGTATAGCCAATATTACCATGATTATCGGCGGTATTTTAACCGGCTTTGTGCTCACCAGGATCCCCAATAAAAAACACAGCGCTCTTTATCTGGGAGTATGGATTATTTTTACCCTTGTGTCAGTAGTTCAGTTCAATATGCCCGCTGTGGGAATGGTTATCCCCTTTATGATGATCTACGGTATCATCTGTCAGAGTATCCCTCCGATTCTCCTGAATCTCGCTCCGGAAGCTGCAGCGACTCCTGCCATGTTGCCCATCGCCATGGGGGTTATTATGTTTGGACAGAGCCTTGGCGGTATTCTGACCAATATCATCTGCGGACGGTTTGTTGATATTTTCGGCTCCTGGGGAGCCTTGGCGATCCCTATAGGAATCTGTTGTGCCATTGCGACCATTGCAGCGGGACTGATGATTCCCATCATGAAGAAGAAGTATGACACTGCACCTTCTGACCTAAGAAAGAATGTAGTAACCATAGAAAAATAA
- a CDS encoding 4Fe-4S dicluster domain-containing protein codes for MKVFVVDVAKCNGCYGCQVACKDEHVDNDWMPYAKPQPDTGHFWMKLKEKTHGQVPKVKLEYTPYPCMHCDDAPCMKKSEAFYKREDGLVILDPVKGEGQKDLVEVCPYGAVYWNDVLNVAQKCTGCAHLVNEGELPRCVDFCATGALQFGDEEDFAEEIAQSETMESEWGTRPRVYYLNLPKLFIGGEVWDPEQDEVIKGAKLLLTGTDGLTREAHSDAFGDFWFRKVEAGTYSLKVEAKGYQTVTKDGIDLKESLNIGDIPMEK; via the coding sequence ATGAAAGTATTTGTTGTGGATGTGGCCAAATGCAACGGCTGCTATGGCTGTCAGGTGGCTTGTAAAGATGAGCATGTGGATAATGACTGGATGCCCTATGCCAAACCGCAGCCGGATACGGGCCATTTTTGGATGAAGTTGAAGGAAAAAACTCACGGCCAGGTTCCCAAGGTGAAGCTGGAATATACTCCCTATCCCTGTATGCATTGTGATGATGCCCCTTGTATGAAGAAAAGCGAGGCTTTCTATAAAAGAGAAGATGGATTGGTCATCCTTGATCCGGTCAAAGGGGAAGGCCAAAAGGACTTAGTTGAGGTCTGCCCTTACGGAGCTGTTTATTGGAACGATGTTTTAAATGTTGCTCAAAAATGTACAGGTTGTGCCCATTTGGTGAATGAGGGCGAACTTCCCCGCTGTGTGGACTTCTGCGCTACAGGAGCTCTGCAGTTTGGAGATGAAGAGGATTTTGCCGAGGAGATTGCGCAGTCAGAAACTATGGAGTCCGAATGGGGAACCCGCCCCAGAGTATATTATCTCAATTTACCCAAACTGTTTATTGGCGGGGAAGTCTGGGACCCGGAACAGGATGAGGTTATCAAAGGAGCTAAGTTGCTCTTAACCGGTACCGACGGTTTGACCAGGGAAGCTCATAGTGATGCCTTCGGGGACTTTTGGTTCCGTAAGGTAGAAGCTGGAACCTATAGCCTGAAGGTGGAAGCAAAAGGTTACCAAACTGTGACTAAGGATGGGATTGATCTCAAAGAAAGTTTGAATATTGGCGATATTCCCATGGAAAAATAG
- a CDS encoding molybdopterin-dependent oxidoreductase, which translates to MLNKDVKTVYKGTGLCSFGVGANLAEIDVKDGKVVRTRPARYDKAYDLAQFRPWTIKARGGEFKASRKSEIPPFAIGYKKRITSPNRILYPLKREDWDPDGERNPQNRGKSKFVRISWDEATDIIASEIRRIEKEYGLESVLLQCDGHGETKVVHAAHGCNTRLFNQLGGFTMQARQPDSWEGWYWGAKHVWGQDPVGQADMGNLLLDIAENTDMLVFWGCDMETTPWGWGGQLPSRYCNWLSDIGVKQIYICPDVNYGCAAHNDKWIPVFPNTDAALHLAIMYTWLVEDTWNKEYIETHAVGFEYLRKYILGEDEDKTPKTPKWAEPICGVPARTIKALARQWAKTKTSIAHCNGGSLIRSTYSHEPARLEVCLMAMQGLGERGRNIVKFIEWNFYGMDSQMPAPRSEIVPTLDPAYRGFNFVQPASFIPKTLIPKAILGDYTDENSLKWHGFTLAGWPRWDQFIEYQYPIPGAKELHMIWTDTPCWTTCWNGGNSMIEALRSEKIHTVIAQHPWLENDCLYADLILPINTKYEENDIGVDNVGGNFCTLYMEDKAIEPLGESKSDWEAVGEVAKKLGVYNAYVEGKTEEEWIRFGFENSNVQHLMSFEEFKEKGYIITPTAENWEESTRGFENFYNDPEEYALNTPTGKLEIYSEELANNFPDDDERGPYPKFIPFGDRHQESRLHPRSEKYPYLIVSNHPRWRVHANMDDVTWFREIETCKVVGPDGYQYEPVWINPKDAEKLGVKSGDVVKVFNDRGWTLGGVYVTERIMPEVVLQDHGARLDPIESGISDRGGVNNLICPTETTSKNAPGECTSGFLVGIEKADVFALAKQYPEAFNRKYDQGIGVSIENYVKL; encoded by the coding sequence ATGTTAAACAAAGATGTCAAAACAGTATATAAGGGAACAGGCCTTTGCTCTTTTGGCGTAGGCGCGAATCTTGCGGAGATTGACGTGAAAGACGGCAAGGTGGTTCGTACTCGTCCTGCCCGTTATGACAAAGCTTATGACTTGGCACAATTCCGCCCCTGGACGATCAAAGCCCGGGGCGGTGAATTCAAAGCCAGCAGAAAATCGGAAATTCCGCCTTTTGCCATCGGCTATAAGAAAAGGATCACATCCCCTAACCGCATTCTTTACCCTTTAAAAAGAGAAGATTGGGATCCCGATGGGGAAAGAAATCCGCAAAACAGGGGCAAAAGCAAATTCGTTCGTATCAGTTGGGATGAAGCAACCGATATCATCGCTTCAGAAATCCGCCGGATTGAGAAAGAATACGGTCTGGAATCCGTCTTGCTGCAATGCGATGGTCATGGCGAGACAAAGGTCGTCCATGCTGCTCATGGCTGCAATACCCGCTTGTTCAATCAACTGGGCGGATTCACCATGCAAGCTCGGCAACCTGACAGCTGGGAAGGATGGTATTGGGGAGCCAAACATGTTTGGGGTCAGGATCCCGTGGGTCAGGCCGACATGGGCAACCTGCTTTTGGATATTGCGGAAAACACTGATATGCTGGTTTTCTGGGGATGCGATATGGAAACCACTCCCTGGGGTTGGGGCGGCCAGCTCCCCAGCAGATATTGCAACTGGCTCAGTGATATCGGTGTCAAACAGATCTATATTTGCCCGGATGTGAATTACGGATGTGCCGCCCATAATGATAAGTGGATTCCTGTCTTTCCCAATACGGATGCTGCTCTGCATCTGGCTATTATGTATACCTGGCTTGTGGAAGACACTTGGAATAAGGAATACATCGAGACCCATGCCGTGGGTTTTGAATACCTTAGAAAATACATCCTGGGAGAAGACGAGGATAAAACGCCGAAGACTCCCAAGTGGGCGGAACCTATCTGCGGCGTTCCGGCCCGTACGATTAAAGCCTTGGCTCGTCAATGGGCAAAAACCAAAACTTCCATTGCTCATTGCAACGGCGGTTCACTGATTCGCTCCACTTATTCTCATGAACCGGCTCGCCTGGAAGTTTGCCTGATGGCTATGCAGGGCTTAGGGGAAAGGGGCCGTAATATTGTCAAGTTTATTGAATGGAACTTCTATGGTATGGATTCTCAAATGCCCGCCCCCCGTTCGGAGATTGTTCCGACACTCGATCCCGCTTATCGTGGTTTTAACTTTGTTCAGCCTGCTTCCTTTATTCCCAAAACCTTAATTCCCAAAGCCATCTTAGGGGACTACACAGATGAGAATTCCCTGAAATGGCACGGCTTCACTTTAGCCGGCTGGCCGCGCTGGGATCAGTTCATTGAATACCAATACCCCATACCCGGGGCTAAAGAACTGCATATGATCTGGACGGATACACCCTGCTGGACCACCTGCTGGAACGGCGGTAACTCTATGATCGAGGCTTTGCGCAGTGAAAAAATTCACACCGTGATTGCGCAACATCCCTGGTTGGAAAATGACTGCCTCTATGCCGACCTGATCCTGCCTATTAATACCAAGTATGAAGAAAATGATATCGGTGTCGATAATGTGGGCGGCAACTTCTGCACCTTATATATGGAAGATAAAGCTATTGAACCTCTGGGGGAATCCAAGTCCGATTGGGAAGCCGTTGGAGAAGTGGCCAAGAAACTGGGCGTTTACAATGCCTATGTGGAAGGAAAAACCGAAGAGGAATGGATCCGCTTTGGCTTTGAGAACTCCAATGTTCAGCATCTTATGTCTTTTGAAGAGTTCAAGGAAAAGGGCTATATCATCACACCAACCGCCGAGAACTGGGAAGAGAGTACCCGCGGCTTTGAAAACTTCTATAATGACCCAGAAGAATATGCCTTGAATACCCCCACCGGCAAATTGGAAATTTATTCTGAAGAACTGGCCAATAACTTCCCGGACGACGATGAGCGCGGACCCTATCCGAAATTTATTCCTTTTGGAGATAGACATCAGGAAAGCCGGCTCCATCCCCGCAGCGAAAAGTATCCCTATCTTATTGTTTCCAACCATCCCCGTTGGCGTGTTCATGCCAATATGGATGATGTGACCTGGTTCCGGGAAATCGAAACCTGTAAAGTGGTTGGACCCGATGGCTATCAGTATGAACCCGTTTGGATTAACCCCAAGGATGCAGAAAAGCTTGGAGTCAAGAGCGGTGATGTGGTGAAAGTCTTTAATGATCGCGGTTGGACCTTAGGTGGTGTCTATGTAACCGAGCGGATTATGCCGGAAGTCGTCTTACAGGACCATGGCGCAAGGCTTGACCCAATTGAGTCGGGGATCAGTGATCGCGGTGGTGTGAATAACCTGATTTGTCCTACTGAGACAACCTCCAAGAATGCTCCCGGGGAATGCACCAGCGGTTTTCTGGTTGGAATAGAGAAAGCCGATGTCTTTGCATTGGCCAAGCAATACCCTGAAGCCTTCAATCGCAAGTATGATCAAGGCATCGGAGTCAGCATTGAAAACTATGTCAAGCTGTAA
- a CDS encoding DUF7577 domain-containing protein — MCFRPPTVNKPIKCPSCGTLNPSNLKLCKKCQEALETEEKKESKDAEK; from the coding sequence ATGTGTTTTAGACCCCCTACAGTAAACAAGCCCATAAAATGTCCCTCTTGCGGAACATTGAATCCTTCCAATCTTAAACTATGCAAAAAGTGTCAAGAGGCGTTAGAAACTGAAGAAAAAAAGGAAAGCAAAGATGCAGAAAAGTAG
- a CDS encoding MFS transporter, with protein MSKGTLKFGVLAVSAMGMGAMVTNPVLADIMKAFPDIDPTTVMLISGLPSLFIVFFAPIYGKLTQYFPKKTLLAFASLCFVLGGFLPAFMTHFTLILAMRCLLGVGLGFLMPMAADLISDFFDGHERQTMMGFQSAFTSIGGIMYQMAGGFLGSFGWNYAFYAYLLGVIIFLAVHFTLPEPQRKTAPQGEKLKMPGKVYPSFIALFAFQMILFILTNNAAVMLDGEKIADASSIGVALTLMTVGGLIGGFFAGKVMRVLKDYTFTLLFLLFGVGFGIGYTSYTLTQFFVATTLIGLAMGVLVPSYWVKLSVTVPPPLVALAISIGVSAMNIGGFIQPYVYDGVRKLFGLQIGRDSFLVAMIASLLMAVFVLAEAMVAKKGSSEDVPAR; from the coding sequence ATGAGTAAAGGCACGTTAAAATTTGGGGTACTCGCCGTGAGTGCTATGGGGATGGGGGCTATGGTCACCAATCCGGTATTAGCCGATATCATGAAAGCTTTTCCTGATATTGATCCCACCACAGTCATGTTGATTTCCGGTCTGCCCTCATTGTTCATAGTGTTTTTCGCACCGATTTATGGGAAATTAACTCAATATTTTCCTAAAAAAACTCTGCTGGCTTTTGCATCCCTCTGCTTTGTTCTGGGTGGGTTTTTGCCGGCCTTCATGACCCATTTTACCCTGATTTTGGCTATGCGCTGTTTATTGGGAGTTGGTCTTGGCTTTCTGATGCCTATGGCAGCGGATCTGATCTCCGACTTTTTTGACGGACATGAAAGACAGACAATGATGGGATTCCAATCGGCTTTTACCAGCATCGGCGGTATTATGTATCAGATGGCCGGGGGATTTCTTGGCTCCTTTGGCTGGAATTATGCTTTTTACGCCTATCTGCTTGGAGTTATCATCTTCCTGGCTGTCCATTTTACCCTTCCGGAACCCCAGCGAAAGACAGCTCCTCAAGGTGAAAAGTTAAAAATGCCTGGTAAAGTTTATCCCTCTTTCATCGCTTTGTTTGCTTTTCAAATGATTTTATTTATCCTCACCAACAATGCGGCGGTGATGCTCGATGGGGAAAAGATTGCTGATGCGTCCTCTATTGGGGTAGCCCTAACCCTTATGACCGTCGGTGGTCTCATCGGAGGCTTCTTCGCTGGAAAGGTCATGAGAGTGTTAAAGGATTATACATTTACCTTGCTCTTCCTCCTTTTCGGCGTTGGTTTTGGTATAGGCTACACCTCTTATACCCTTACACAATTTTTTGTGGCAACGACGCTTATCGGTCTGGCCATGGGGGTCCTGGTACCTTCTTACTGGGTAAAGCTTTCTGTCACGGTCCCTCCTCCCTTAGTAGCCTTAGCCATTTCCATCGGTGTCAGTGCCATGAATATTGGCGGCTTTATCCAGCCCTATGTTTATGACGGAGTCAGAAAACTCTTTGGACTTCAGATTGGCAGAGATTCTTTTTTGGTAGCGATGATCGCCAGTTTGCTCATGGCTGTCTTTGTTCTGGCTGAAGCAATGGTTGCGAAGAAAGGCAGCTCAGAGGATGTGCCCGCCCGCTGA